From the genome of Verrucomicrobiia bacterium, one region includes:
- a CDS encoding MarR family transcriptional regulator, with amino-acid sequence MASTLRTVSTEDYQLLASFRYALRRFLRFSEEAALSAGITPQQHQALLAIKGFPGPGIITIGELAERLQIQHHSVVGLTNRLASLKLARKVRSQEDRRLVCLQLTPKGEEILATLSSAHREQLRRMGPEMKTVISKLAE; translated from the coding sequence ATGGCCAGCACCTTGCGCACAGTCTCCACGGAAGATTACCAGCTCCTCGCCTCCTTCCGTTACGCCCTCCGCCGTTTCCTGCGCTTTAGCGAAGAAGCCGCGCTCTCCGCTGGCATCACACCTCAACAACATCAGGCTCTGCTCGCCATCAAAGGCTTTCCTGGACCTGGAATCATCACCATTGGAGAACTCGCCGAACGATTGCAGATCCAGCACCACAGCGTCGTCGGCCTTACCAACCGTCTTGCGTCCCTGAAACTCGCCCGTAAAGTCCGCAGCCAGGAAGACCGCCGCCTAGTCTGCCTCCAACTTACGCCCAAAGGAGAAGAAATCCTCGCCACCCTCTCCTCCGCCCACCGCGAACAACTCCGCCGCATGGGCCCCGAAATGAAAACCGTCATCTCCAAACTCGCCGAGTAG